tagtccaaaatattatcttttgaattattcggtccctcacaaataaaaacgggtaaCATTTGGTCCGAATTTGAAGGAACCGTTAAAAGTTAACGGTCAACGCAAATAAGTGATCAGGTGATGTTGTTTTTGGAGAGCTTGAGGTCGGTGAGGGAGGCGCACGTATTGCCGAGCTCCGGAGGGATTCAGCCAGTGAGGTGGTTGTGAGAGAGGTCTAGGGTTTGCAAATTTTTCAGCGCGCCGAAAGCAGAGAGGATTTCGCCGGAGAGGGAATTCTCCAGCAGAATCAGCTCCACGAGGCTGGTGCAATTGGAGAAGGACGGCGGCAGCGATCCGGAAATCTGATTTCCCAACCAATCGAGGTGAGTAAGGGAGCTGCATTTTTCAATCTTCAAACCGGAGATGGTGCCGGAGACGTTGTTGTAGGATAGATCAAGATATTTGAGCTTATCAATATGGAGGAAGAGATTCTCCGGTAAAAATCCGGTGATGTTGTTGAAGGCAAGATTAGCGTACTCAAGACTAGGACAATTGGCGAGCATGCTCTCCTGTAAGTGGCCGATGACGCTGGAGAAGGATAGCTCGAGCTCCTTGACGGAATATGGAATTTGGAGGAGAGAAGAGTTGGCGTTGACGACGAAGGAGTTGGCGGAAAGGTTGAGGGAGAGGAGCATGTTGAGGGAGGAAAGCGGGGAGAAGGAGATTTGGCCGACGGGATTGGACTGGGCGAGATCGAGGGCGGTGACGCGGCGTTGATCATTGCAGGTGACCGTTAACTTTTAATTGCTCCGTCAAATTcagaccaaatgtgacccgttttttaTTTGTgatggaccgaataattcaaaacataatgtgttggaccaaaatcaataaatcgcaatatgttaaggaccaaaatgagcCTTTAGTCTTTATTTAACTCTTGgggaaaaaaatggaaattgacGAGGGTGGTATCGTTGCCATTTTCTGAAATGTGTGGGGGCTTTTGTAAATGATTGAAATTTTGTGGAAATCAagtaaatattttgtttttcaatGTGACTATGTTTACGCTTTTTAAGGATTTTCCAGCGactttcatttgttatggaagCACGTTTTTTCTCACAATATATACTGATTCAAGTATTCAACTGAAGCATTAAATCGAACAAACACAAggataaaaaaacacaaaaatggCTTCGGCGATTATGAGATCTGGCCTCCGCTCAGCCCTACGCGGTGGCGCATCCACCCCTCGCGTCTCACCCGCGTCCAGGCGCTCTTTCTCCGCTTCATCGCATCACGACGAAGCTGGTATGTGTTTTTCGGGTTGCGATTTGAACGTGCGTTTCCTTTTTGTGTCTATGGAATCTAGGGTTTTAATTTCTCTATCTGGGGAAATGGATTTTGGGGTTCGATGGCATTTGTCCTTCTATGTATAGATTTTCTTCTCTATTAGGTTTTGATGGTGTATGATTCGACtgctttttttaattgaaaGCGGTGGACTCGATTGATTTGATCTGATTGCGTTCTGTTATTTGTTTTGTGGTGTTGAATGCAGCTGAGGCTTCGAAGTGGGAGAAGATAACATATTTGGGAATAGTGGCATGCTCTGGTCTCGCTATCTTTATCCTCTCCAAGGGCCATGCCCACCATGACGAACCTCCTGTAAGAATTTGGTTTAGATGTGTCTCAAATGCATTTgatattctatttatttattttactatatatttaaaatcctaaaattgtAGACCTTGGAGAATTGTCAATGTATATCTTGATCTGATATACTGTAACTTTTTTTGTTGCAGGCATATCCGTATTTGCATATCCGCAACAAGGAGTTTCCTTGGGGTGAGTGCTTGCATATTCTTATGATTTATTTTCATAGTATCTGTTTTGTCAATGTTGTCTATCTTGTTTGGTTTTGGTGTGTGTTTACTGTTTTTTGTGTATGGATATTTAAATGATTTCCTATATGAAATGTTTATCTTTCTGGTAATACTTATCGGGAACATTTTTTAGACTAATcttcaattttgattaaaaGATATTGGAATCTTTTTAACATGATAAAGACCGGAGTGTGTTGGTCGTTAGTTTGCTTAGTCATTTTTTAACGACCATGTGTTGCTGAGGGTAATGGGAGAATGCTCGGAAATGACCATGTTTTACATTTCTGAAATAATTTTACTTGTATTAGAGGCTCAAATCTTTTGCCAAATACTCCATCCATGGCAAAAGTGATAATCTTTGTTAATATGACTAATGTAATTTTCTGAATTTGTTCTCATAGAATGTAGTAGAGATTCaaggtaaaaaaaaaagtagttgagATAACTGGTTGTTGCTCGTAACTTTTCCAACTCCTAGTTATCGGAATTCAGCTATTTGTTGCTGTTGGACACTTAaaatctttttatttgaaaatatcgAGATGCTTATTCTATGTAATGAGGTAAACTGCACTGAATAGATGGTGTTCTGTGTGGACTTTCTTGAGGACATCCTACAAACTATACACATAGATACATTATTTAACTTTACAGCATTATTGGTTTTGGACTTTTGGTGGCATAGTACATTATATAACTTCACAGATGATTGTTATAGGTGCATAAATAAATTATCTAATGTATTTCCTTATGAGAGTAATGCAAATATGAACATTCATCAACCTTAAAATCCTGcttttggttttattttatttctagatTGAAAAAGTGATCAAATTTTGTTGACTTGGATATGTGGCAATGCAGGTCCAGATGGTCTATTTGAGGTAAAGCACCATTGATTTGTTGGACTATTCAATGAGGCTGTCGGAATAATCGGTGTTTTAGTTTCTTCTGCTGTTCTGCACATTGCAACTTGTACTGTTGGAATTCCACACAGTATGTTGTGTTTACAGCTGATAATTTCTCGAACCAGGAGGTTTGGAATGCGGTTTTGATGGTTTCTCCTTTATAACCTGTTATTTTCTCTTAATGAAACTGAAATTGAAGaataattgaattgggtttctTCCTGCATCTGTGCAGCTGTATCAGATTACAATCTCACTTGCCTTGTGTTTGCTAAAGAAAGAAAATTGTTGAATCCATGAAGCAGCCTATACAGTGTTCTTTCTTAAGCGTTTTATCATTTGAACACATCTCTAGTAAAACTTATAAGCTCTTGCAATTGTGCCAATGTATATTCGTGTGCTCTAAAAGAACTATTTTACCATATGCGCATATTAATACAGGGGGAGGGCTATTGTCGTTAAATATATGGACTTTCACCAAATTGTGGTTTGTGACGAACTGAAAATGATGTCTCCAAACATTCAACCTTTCAATTGTTTTTCACACTGTTGTCTCCAACGTATTAATGAGGATGTTTAAAATGTTTACATAGGTTAAAACATTGATGCACAACACAATGTGGTTGGATATGTACGGCAATTCGGTTAAGTACATAACATGTGCAAAATATGAATTTGACAAAAGTCGTGTATTCAGATGTAATTACCGTTTTAATAAATTACATGCAGTAAGAAAAAACATACTCCTACATTTTGATCTATTTTTAATCAAATGGCGTAGCTTAGGAAGATTGTTTGAGCATATGGAAATGAAAACAAAGTTACTGGTGGTTATATAGGCAGAAGATCACTGTTGTAGACTAAATACTCAAACCCTTCCAATAGACTGAGGAGTTCAAATCACATCGGGTATGTGTGAGTTGTAACTTAAAAAAAAGTAGCATAAGAATGGAGACACTGTCAATGTTATATTCACGAAACATTAACATGAATGAGCAAAAAACTTGGATACAGCATGCTGCTAGATAAGTCTCATCAGTATGTAATGATACAAATAGTACAAGCATTGCTTTTGCAATATATATAACAAAGTAAAGAGGATAAAGAATCTAAACCAACAAAGAAGAAGACTTGTCAAGTACAAACTAACATCACATGGCAGTGGCCTCATGGTTGTTGGATTCTCCACCTTGTGGAAGGGTGTCAATGTTCGTATTAGCCTCTTTGTCTTCTTGAGGAAGTGTAGATGATTTGCTTTCTCCAGCAGCATCGCTGCCATTGCTGTCGTTGTACGAAGTGCTACTACCACTCTCTCCAGAATTGCTTTCAGTGGTGTTAGGAGTCACATTTGAACCCACACCCTCACCCTCTTCACTTTTGTTCTCATTCTGCCCTTCACTGGTTCTCTTTCTTCTCATTATCACCGCTTGTTTCCTCAGCTTTCTTCTCTGTGCTCTCATTCTGCCCCGTCGTTTCCTCAGCCTTGTTCTGGGTGCTCTCATTCTGGCCTGACGTTTCCTCAGTCTTGTTTTCGGTGCTCTCATTCTGGCCTGTCGTTTCCTTCGTCTTGTTCTCGGTGCTCTCATTCTTCCCTGTTGTTTCCTCAGTCTTGCTCTCGGTGCTCTCATTCTGCCCTGTCGTTTCCTCAGTCTTGTTCTCGGTGCTCTCATTCTGCCCGGTTGATTCCTCAGTCTTATTCTCGGTGCTCTCATTCTGTCCTGTCGTTTCCTCAGTCTTGTTCTCACTGCTCTCATTCTGCCCCGTTGTTTCCTCACTCTTATTGGTGTTCTCATTCTGTCCCTCGGCTTCTTCACTCTTTTTCTCAGTGCTCTCATTCTGGCCTGTAGTTTCCTCAGTCTTGTTCTCGGTGCTCTCATTCTGCCCTGTCGTTTCTTCGCTCTTTTTCTCGGTGCTCTCATTCTGTCCCGTGGTTTCCTCACTCTTATTCTCACTGCTCTCATTCTGTCCCGTTGTTTCCTCACTCTTATTCTACTGCTCTCATTCTGCCCCGTCGTTTCCTCACTCTTATTGGTGTTCTCATTCTGTCCCCGGTTTCTTCGCTCTTTTTTTCGGTGCTCTCATTCTGTCCCGTGGTTTCCACACTCTTATTATCGGTGCTCTCATTCTTCCCTGTCGTTTCCTCACTCTTATTCTCACCACTCTCGTTCTGCCCCGTCGTTTCCTCACTCTTATTGGTGTTCTCATTCTGTCCCTCGGTTTCTTCGCTCTTTTTCTCGGTGCTCTCATTCTGTCCCATGGTTTCCTCACTCTTATTCTCACCACTCTCGTTCTGCCCCGTTGTTTCCTCACCCTTATTCTCACTGCTCTCATTCTGTCCCGTTGTTTCCTCACCCTTATTCTCACTGCTCTCATTCTGTCCTGTTGTTTCTTCCCCCTTATTCTCTGTGCTCTCATTCTGCCCCGCAGTATCTTCATTTTTGTTCTCCTCACTCTCATTCTGTCCTGCAGTTTCTTCAGTTTTGTTCTCCTCCTCGCTGTTGTTCTGTTGTGTCGTATCTTCACTCTTGTCCAGACTCACATTCTCCGTAATTCCTTCAGTGAGCTTTCATTCTCTCCAATTTCTTTTCACTCGTAAACTCTTTTATATCCCCTTCATTACCACCATTGTCTTTCTCCTCATTACTCACACTTCCATTTTCAGCGCTGTCCCCATTTTCTTTGACATCACCTTCGCCATTCTCATTCTCTTCACCTCCCTTCACTTCCTTCTCTTCACCATCACTCCTACTATCCCCTGCTCCGTCATTTCCATCAACTTCACTCTCACTCTCTCCTGCTGGCTTCTCCTTCTCCTGCCAACTGTCATCTGGCTTGTTTTCATCATCAAACTGCTCTTGTTCCTCCGACTGATCCTCTTTTGGCCTCTCGTCTTCACCATCTATCTTCGGTTGGAGATGCTTCCGCCCTAGCTTAATATTATCGGCCACATCCTGTATCTTTCCTGAAACATCCGTGGTTTCTAGAGACAGCTTCTTAGTGCGAGATTGCTGCACCTGGTAAAGCAACCAGATCCCAACTCCAAGAAGCAGACTTATCTGCAATACATGCTTCACTTTGATCCCTTTATTCCTCTGGTTTCTACGAGGCGATTGCTTGAACATGATCCCCACTGAACTCGAACCACACACAGAAAAAAGCTCCAATTCGTGATGAGCTAAGACTGCAAAAGCCGAAAGAAATACAAATTAAGAATTGGATTACAAATATACAACTCAAGATCAACAAAAATTGCAAACAATACACAGTCAATACAAAGTTAGAAACatattatcaaaaataaaactGCAATTCCTGTATCAAAATGATCAGTTGATAGAAGAATTGTCCCAAATAACACAGCATAATACTAAACACCATTACATATTTAATAAAGCCATATCTTGCATCTGTTTTGCTCAGTTATTTCCTCATTAGATCACTGTTTCATTAGATCCAAATAGATCATATGATGATTCCAAAGAAGAGGCAGTAACAAATATAGCAACTTAAATTAGACAAACATTCATACAGATCAGAAACATGTGAAATCCCCTAGTGATAGAGACATCAATAGTTGCGGAAAAAAA
Above is a window of Salvia splendens isolate huo1 unplaced genomic scaffold, SspV2 ctg90, whole genome shotgun sequence DNA encoding:
- the LOC121791754 gene encoding cytochrome c oxidase subunit 6a, mitochondrial-like, which translates into the protein MASAIMRSGLRSALRGGASTPRVSPASRRSFSASSHHDEAAEASKWEKITYLGIVACSGLAIFILSKGHAHHDEPPAYPYLHIRNKEFPWGPDGLFEVKHH
- the LOC121791753 gene encoding uncharacterized protein DDB_G0290685-like: MFKQSPRRNQRNKGIKVKHVLQISLLLGVGIWLLYQVQQSRTKKLSLETTDVSGKIQDVADNIKLGRKHLQPKIDGEDERPKEDQSEEQEQFDDENKPDDSWQEKEKPAGESESEVDGNDGAGDSRSDGEEKEVKGGEENENGEGDVKENGDSAENGSVSNEEKDNGGNEGDIKEFTSEKKLERMKAH
- the LOC121791755 gene encoding autotransporter adhesin BpaC-like, giving the protein MGQNESTEKKSEETEGQNENTNKSEETTGQNESGENKSEETTGKNESTDNKSVETTGQNESTEKKSEETGDRMRTPIRNESSENKSEETTGQNESTEKKSEETTGQNESTENKTEETTGQNESTEKKSEEAEGQNENTNKSEETTGQNESSENKTEETTGQNESTENKTEESTGQNESTENKTEETTGQNESTESKTEETTGKNESTENKTKETTGQNESTENKTEETSGQNESTQNKAEETTGQNESTEKKAEETSGDNEKKENQ